The stretch of DNA ctatcatttctcgaacagataaagtccctgctaaggcattttggctttctcgatcataaatgtgagagctaactttgacagggactcggagtccctgttaagcgttttcggctcgatagaatgacagctgatttcccaaagccaactaagaagtagaatcgaaatcacagctgacttttcccttgaaatatacccaaacagctgatgaaataatcgaagcacgcttTTCTttgcacaattctgtgcgttaacagcactctgtaattgtttctcgttcagataaattaaggggttatataccttttttttaaaaaaaaaaacgaaatttttttttttgctgattcctaaagtatatcccctagagaacatcttcccaaattttcatacagatccgaataatagttcgataggaaaacagcgttttgccgcgctcgacttcaatagttgcaacgtcaacgtaaaactttgaatgcgattatctcaaagtcgtgtttttccaaaagtgccttcgctgtgaccacgattgcgcaagaactatttgatcgatcttcttcaatttttttttaaattattcgtaatgattgtgccgagttcgtgaacgattcagtttttatgcgtcaattttgatttcgcagaaaaaaatttattaattaaatttttagtactcgaaaaatcaattttttggaaaaattgttactgtatgcaaaaaaaaagcaaatattcttgaaaataatcgttcacgaactcggcacaatcattacgaataatttaaaaaaaaaattaagaagatcgatcaaatagttcttgtgcaatcgtggtcaccgcaagccgctataaaaaaaaagggttccgagagaattgccataactttgtaaattattcatatattttcaagatcaaacgcttgttgtttcgataaaaacatgtactatcaataaataataacttcagtttcataaaataattgctacacacctgaaaaaaatccaaagttcccccAATTTTTTCGcccaaaaaaggtatataaccccttaaagcagtcgagaaagccgatttgtttttacgaacagtttatctggtctttaagtttttcgaacagatagctatcagggactttgacagggactcgagaaaccggcccttagattAGTTATATGGAATAGGTCAGCGTAAGATTCATATATTAGAACGTCTTTAGTAtccttgtaaataaaaaaatcatggttCGTATAGTCCATTATTTCGGAATTGGTGGCGACTATTATCAACAATacgtatatttatacccttgtagagggtattataatttcagtcagatgtttgcaacgcagtgaaggagacgtttccgaccacataaagtatatatattcttgatcagcaccaatagccgagtctatctagccatgtccgtctgtccgtctgtccgtctgtccgtctgtccgtctgtccgtttctatgcgaactagtctctcagttttaaagctatcgcgatgaaactttcccgaaggtcttctttctattgcaggtagtacatatgtcggagccagccggatcggaccactatatcttaaggctcccaaacaaatataagaaaattcattgtaactttgtaggaagtaggcgtttttattcttgactacttaaaaacaaaattgaaataaatcgaaacgctgaatctggaatccctggaactgcaccgagtgagtattcttttatctacaagggtatataagcttcggctggccgaaggtagcttcctttcttgttttgaattcattttctgtaatttaaaacaaatgtttaaaatttgatgttgTCTTTATGAATAGTAcggtttctattatttaaaataacctTATTGGGTAGATTTTCCTTAACTACTTGTCTTTTATATCGAGAATTAAGCTTGTTTCTTTCCCCATGcttcttttcaaaaataacTTCCCCTTCGAGATAGTCCTTCTCCTTTCTGTCCTTATTATGTCCCTCTAACATTTTCTCTTGTGTAGTTTTTAACAATAGAGGAATAGTATCGTGctcaattttattataaagtaTGTCGAAGGGTTTTTGGTTGGTTGTTGAATGAAtggttttattatattcttgCGCGGCTCGTATTACAATTTCGGTATAGTcggttaaattaaattgctctTTAAGGCAGCGGCCTAATTCTGTAAATGTCGAATGTGCCCTTTCGACTTGACCGTTTGAGGTACTGTGTCTTGGGTCGGCGTAATGTAAAGTTAAACCGCTTCTTTGTGCAAAGGATTTAAATTGCGCAGAAGTAAAGCTCGGTTCATTATCGGTCATTATTACCTTGGCTAGAGGGAATTGTTGAAGTAGTTCCattactttattttcaatatttaatttattttggatttCTTTAACTACTAGAAATTTTGAATAGGCGTCAATACAAGTTATAAAAATGAGACTTTGCGCATAATATAtatcaatatgtaaattttcgcCCTCTTTAGATGTAATTGGGGCTTCAccaatagaaattttttttggatgtctattgtatttgtttttattgcaaatattacagtttttaatatattcttttaattttgaaaataacttGAGCCAGTAATACAATCTACATATTTGTTTGAAGTTTTCATCAAGTCCTCGGTGTTTATTGGGGGCGTCGCAAGTATTTCTTCTAGGGTTGAAAGCAGCTTCCGGAGGCGTTGCGGCTTGTTGCAATAGCCGGTGGCAAGCTGTGGGGGGGGAGAAAAAACACTTTGCGATCGCGACGTAGGGAAATAAAAGAGAACGCACGTAACTTTTCGTAACTAGCGCGGACCGGCCGGGCGATGTATTTCGTAGAGTTTACAATGAGAACTGAACTTAAAACTAATGAGCGCTGTGCTTCAGAGCGCTGTGGAGAGATCCCGGGCGTGGGAAGGCGGGAGAGCGGGAGAGCCTGGAAGTAGGCATTCCCAACGAGGGAAGAGCGGGCATTGGAAGGGCGGGGGATTTAAGAGCGGGGCAAGCGGCGTAAACATTCCGCCCCCCTTGCAATCGCTAGCGTTGCAACGAAACCCCACGTGTCATCTAGGACTGGTTGCAGGCACCGGACAGGATCCACCCGAAAGTCTTCCCCTGGGCCACTGGGAGTCCCTCGTCGACCAGGTGGAAGCCAGGACGGATGACCTTGCCGTAGACGTCGGCACCCAGGACCACGGAGATGCTTGCCGGTAGATAGAACCGCTCGTCGGCCAACGGGAGGTCGCTGTATTTGCTGACCACGGTGTCAGCAAGCTCTCGGATGGGGGTGCGGATGCGGACGTTTGGCTCCACCTTCAGGACCACCTCCAACTTGAAGTCGTCGTCGCGCTTCGACCGAATCGTCGCCGTAAAAATCCGCTCGTCGCTGACGGTGGTAGTCGGCAAGCGGAACGCAGTCGCCAGGGATGCGTCGATGCAACTTGTCGGCGTACACGGGTCGATGAGGGCGGCTGTGTCGAACTTCTTGAGCCCGGTCTCCAGGATTACCATGGCCGTCGGCAGGACGTTGACACTGTGCCGCTGGAGGATGGACGCCAGTGACGGTGCCGGTGTCGAGGAGGCTGAGCGCGGCGGAGAGGCAAGCGCTCTGCGAGTTGGCGGATTTTGCTGGCGCGAGCGTTGCTGAGAAGCGGCGGATGCCGAGCGCCTTGCCGGGGCCAGCGCTTGGCGAGTTGGCGGATTCTGCCGGCGCGAACGCTGATTGGTAGCCGACGGCAGAGGGCGCTCGTGCATATGGAGGAGCGTGTGGTGCTTCCCGCTGCACGTTTTGCACTTGTCGCCACTGCGACAACTCACGTCAGAGTGCTCGTGAGCGAGACAATTTGAGCAGTACTTGTTGACAAGCACTGCTCGAAGCCGCTTCTCTGCGCTCAGCTTTAGGAACCTCTGGCACTTCCGAAGCGGATGGATTCCACGGCAGACTCGGCAACGGTAGGAATTTAAACCTCGAGTACGTCTGCTCTCCAAAGCCTGAGCGCTGCGTGGACGAGGAACCATGATGTGATCTGGTAGGGagtaatggacaaaaaaagaaacaaacatggagatgatttaaaaatgattagatGACGAGGATGGTTGGAGAATTATGCGGAGGATGTTGGTTGAGGAAGACGGTTGGAGTGTTCTCCTGGCAGAAGAACCACCTTGGTCACGGGACGCTTAATAATCTTGCGTGCCGTGAGAATGTTGACGACACGGACATTGCCGTCAGCCCCCGGAAAAACAGAGTCGATTCTGCCAAGGCGCCACTCATTCGAGGGCAGATTGTCTTCTTTGACGACTACCAAGTCGCCAACGCGGAGATTTGCGGTCGGGGCCTGCCACTTGTTACGCTTGTGGAGCTCCTTGAGATACTCCTCTTTCCATCGAGCTTGGAATTGCTGATGGAGCGCCTTTAAGTGTTGCCACCGATTCACAATGGACTTGGATTCCCCTTTTAATTCGGGCTCTACTATGGACAGAAGAGGTCCGCCGACGAGAAAATGCCCTGGTGTCAACGCTAAGAGATCAGTAGGATCTTCTTACATGGGAGATAGCGGTCTGGAATTTAGACAAGCTTCAATTTTCGCTAGGAGGGTTGAAAGCTCTTCAAAGGTGTACTTTCGAGTAGCGGTGGACTTGTAAAACAAGGTTTTAAAGCTTTTGACACCAGCTTCCCACAGGCCTCCCATATGGGGTGCCCCCGGAGGAATGAATTGCCAGTTGAGCTGCTGATGACTATACGCAACAGTCACAGACTCTTTTACGGCTTGTAGAAAATCTCGGGAGAGCGGGGTGGCAGCGCCGACAAAAGTTTTCCCATTGTCGGACTGCACTTGACGGGGACAACCTCTTCTGGATACGAACCGAGCGAAAGCGGCGAGAAATTTCTCGGTCGTCAGATCGGATGTAGGCTCTAGATGGATGGCCTTTGTGGAGAAACATACGAAAACCAACACATACCCTTTTGTAATTAGGCACGCTCTGCCTGTGTAATTTTTGATGTCGGAAGGGCCAGCGTAGTCCATCCCTGTGTACGTGAATGGCCGGGAAAAAGACACTCGCTCTTTCGGAAAACTTCCCATCATCTGAATTTGCAAGCGCTTCTTATGAATAACGCAGACCTTGCAGGAGTTAATCACAGCCTTTACCAAGTTCTTTATTCTCGGAATCCAGTATCTTGACCGGGTGAGACGTACGACTAACTGGTTACCTCCGTGCAACGTTATGAGATGCGTAAAGTTCACCAGTAGTCGAGAGAGTGCACATTCGTACGGGAGTATTATCGGATGTCGTTCGTCATATCGCAAGTTTTCGAAGGCCGTTATGCGGCCGCAAGCCCTTATAAGCCCTTTCTGATCTAGAAAGGGGTTTAAGGAGAGGATTGAACTTGTCGCGGACACAGGACGCTTTTGACTCAAGCAGCGATATTCATTAGAAAAATATCTGCGCTGAGTGCTAATGCCCATGAGCCGTTCAGCGGCGACAAGTTCTTGGGCTTCTAGACGGACTTCCGACATCTGCGACTGTTTCTTACATCGCTGGACAAAACGGTGGACATACGCAAGGACCCGTAAAGCTCTATCTAACTTGGAAAAGCGATCAAGGATGTCTTCTGTCGGGATGGACGCCACATGGGCCTTGACAGGACGCCTTTCCACTTCGGTCACCTGTAAGTCGGTGCTTTGGGAAGGCCACTGATCTCGTGGCTTTGACAACCAAGTTGGTCCATGCCACCAAAGGGAGTTGTCGATCAGGTCTTGTAGAGGCACTCCCCGACTGGCCAAGTCAGCTGGATTGTGTTCGGATTGAACATGCACCAATTGGCTGCCTCTGTGGACTGGGTAATCTTTGTTACCCGATTGGCAACGAACGTTGTCCATTGGCATGCTGGTTTGGCGAGCCATGCAAGCACAATTGTGGAATCGGTCCAACAATGGAGTTTTGAGGACAGCACTGGCATATGGGGGAGGATGGATTCAGCCATCTCGAATAGCAATAGAGCTCCACACAGCTCTAGCCTTGGAAGCGATACAGTTTTGACTGGCGCCACGCGCGTCTTGGCTGTAAGGAGATGCACTAGCGTCGTGTGCCCGATTTCTACGCGCACATAGATCGCAGCACCATACGCCTTTTGAGAGGCGTCACAGAATCCATGATGTTCGACTCGGAACTCAGGGCGGAAGGAAACCCATCTGGGAATTCGGACTTGATCTAGGACGCCACTTTTGGCACAGTTCCATTGGGAGTTCATCATCCCACCCAAGATCATGAAGCCAGATCTCCTGCATGAAAATCTTGGCACAGACCACGAAAGGAGCGAGCCAGCCTGCTGGATCAAACAGCTTGGCGATTTGGGAAAGAACATGACGTTTCGTGAGCGTGGCTTCGTTGGATAGGTCTGGAGGGGCGAAGAAAAACTCATCGGATGTTGCTTTCCAACGGACTCCGAGAGTTTTCGCCGTGCTTTCCGTATCTATCTCGAGGAACTCGGCGTTTAAAAGATGATTGGTTTCGATATGAGCCAGAACTTCTTTATGGTTGGAGGTCCATTTTCTTAATGGAAAACCAGCCGAATCGAGAGCACTCTGCAACTCGCGAATGGTAAGGTGAGCCTCTTCTGCAGAGTCAGCTCCCGAGAGGACATCATCGACGTACATGCAACCACGAATAACTTTACTCGCCCTCGGATGGGTTAGTTGCACGTCGGTCGCCAGCTGTTGCAGGACCCGAATTGCCAGAAACGGTGCACAATTGACCCCAAACGTAACAGTTTTTAGCTTAAAATCGCGAATGTATCCTTCTCTATTGCGGAATAAGATACGTTGGAACGCCGTCTGCTTCGGATCTACCCAGATCTGCCGATACATTTTCTCGATATCAGCACTGTACACAAAACGGAAATATCGCCACTTCAGGATCTGGATGGTTAGATCGGACTGTAGGACCGGGCCAGCATGAAGGATATCATTTAAGCTGACCCCATTGTCTGAAGGGCTGGAGGCATTGAATACCACTCGAAGTTTGGTGGTCGTACTCTCCGGTTTTAACACCGCGTGGTGTGGGAGGTAATAACACGCTGAATCGTGGGTAGGAGGGACTTCTCTCATGTGGTTGAGGTCGAGATATTCTTGAATCACTGAGTCGTACTTGGATTTTAGCGCACTGTCCCTTTTTAGCCGCTGCTCGTTTCTTAAGAATTGAGCCAACGCCAGGGATCTAGAATGTCCTAGGGAGCATTTCATGTTCTCAGGATCTCGAAAGGGAAGACTCACGACATACCTGCCGGTATCGTCTTTTGTGGTGGTCCGAAGGAAATTATCCTCACAGATCACGTCGGATTCTTTTGCCACCTTTACTGGCAGATCCTCCACCTCCCAGAATTTGGTGAGGAGTTTATCGAGAGACGCTTCGTACGTGTGTGCATCATGCGTAGAAAACGATGAAATTCTATCTTGCCTCGGAGCGGGTACTGGTCCTGTTAGAATCCAGCCGAAAATGGTCTCTTGACTGAGAAGAGAGCCACAGATATTCGCTCGGGTGCCGCTTAGTAGAATGGAAGGAAGTATATCGGCCCCGATTAAAAGATCTATTTGTGCGCTCTCATAAAACTTTGGATCCGCTAGTGGAAGTTCGGGAAGATCTCGCAGGAAATGTTGCGGAAGCGGACATGAGGGAAGATTTCCGGCTATTTGCGGAAGCACGTAGGCAGTGGTGTTTAACTGCAAACTAGGCCGGGTCGGAGAACGAATCGTCAATTGGCAGAGCTTTTTAGTCTCAGCGGAGACCGTTTGATTAAGCCCTAAGACCTGTGCTTGGATAACCTGGAACGGCAGCTTAATCAGGTTGAAAAGGCGCTCAGTAATGAAGGTCGCCTCAGATCCGGAGTCTATTAAGGCTCGCGCTTGGTAGTTGGAACCCTGATGGCATATATTAATCATGGCGGTGCCTAGGAGGACTGACCTAGAGCCTGccgcaaaataattttgaagtgTTGGCTGCGTGCCACTGGCAGCCGAGGGACCGGGAGTATTCGGTCTGGATCTGGGCGTTGGCGTTGGATTTGCGCGCGCCGGGGACGGGGTGCCTCGGTGTAGGAGGGTGTGATGGCGGCCGCGGCACGTGAAGCAATTATGTGCGCTTTCGCAGTCGCGCAGCTGATGTGTCCGCGCAAAGCAGTTCAAACACAGCTGTTTTCGTTTGATATAGGCGATGCGTTGGTCGACCGTCATCCGGAGAAACTGGGCGCATGTGCGTATTGGATGGTTTTCTCTATTACAGAGATCGCACCCTCTAGGTTGTCGAGGCGTTACCCTTGTCTCATAAGAATTTATTCTCCGAGACGCCGagttggatgtggatgccgTGGGCTGAGCCTGACTAGAACCTGATGGTCGAACATCATCTATGGCTTCTAGGGTTCTGTGACGTTCCGTTAGGAAAACGTTCAGCTCATGCCACGTAGGGATCTCGGCTTTGTTGTGAAGGGACTGCTCCCATAGGGAAAGCGTAAGCTTTGGGAGTTTAGATGAGCACATATACACCAAGAGGCAATCCCAAGTTTCGACCTGAATACCGGACATTTCTAACGCCGTAAGGCACCCCTGGATGGTACTTTGAAGTTCTTTCAAAGCTGACCCAGACTCCTGTGTAACGGACGGCACATTGAAGAGTATCTTCAATTGACTGTTTACTAACAATCGCTTGTTTTCGAAACGCTCAGTGAGATTATCCCACGCTGAGCGAAAGCCATCGTTAGTAAGGGGTGAATTTGCAACTATACTGTGAGCGTCGCCCCTCGTCTTAGCATTGAGATGGAATAATTTCTCGACAGGAGTGAGTCGAGGATTGTTGATGTAAATTGCCGTGAATAGATCCCTGAAGGTTGGCCAACGAAGATAATCGCCGGTAAAAACCTCGGTATCGCACGGCGGAAGGTGGCAGCCTGACGGAATGTATGTCTGAGGAGTATCTGGAGTGGAGGTAGCTTGCGGATTTTGCGGAGTCTGCGCTATTTGGTCTGCTATTTGGGCGCCGCACCTTTCGTACGCGCTGTAGCAGTAACCGTACTTAGCCTTGAGAACTGGCAACATGTCAGCTGCACTTTCTCCGGCTGCTACAAGGCACGCGGTACACGCATCGTACTCTTTTTTGATGCGGACCCATACCGCCGGACCGCCGCGGGAATATTTATTCGCGCCTCCAATTCGGAAAGTCGATCCGAGACTTCAATAAATTGGTTTAGGGCGAGTTCGGCAGCCGTTGCAACCATTTTCGTGCTGGCTCGCGTGGATCTTTCGATAGGAGAAGGAGCCCTTTTGGTAATTGGCGTCTTGACCTTTGTAGGTGTGGGCGTCCTTATAATGATTTTCGGAACTTTCGGTGATGAAACAGGGGGTAGTTTGTTAGAACTTTCCCTGGACATACCAAACTAGGATGCTGTTTTGATTCGGAATGTGCGCGCTGATCTTTCGGACAAAAATCAGAAAAGAAATTACGGACTGGTGGAAATAGGGTCTCGACCTGCTAAAACAGTCGATATGCGTGGCTgaattattgtaaaaataatccCCAGGCTTTTGGTGGAACGATGGAACAAGAATcgcaaaaaaataccaaaaatactaaaaataaaagactgGAAAAATACTGTTCTTGATGAAGTATTTTTCGATTAGTATTTTATGAGGGGTGGCTGGCCGAAAAAATTATTCggagacaaaacaaaaaaatacgttgCAGTGGTATGCGGATGagatatttttttggaaattttcttttttctccccaacaagaaaataaatcaagtatatatatggaaataacaaactcaataaataaataaaaatactggaATGGACGCGGTAACTAATGGATTCGGACGCAAACCGGGAACAATATTAATAGATTGATTCCACTGGTTTCTGGGATGTGgacagtattttatttaattttttggaactCTAGCGATGAgggattttgtaaatttaattttaattttttaactctcagtatttatttaagtttattagaATTGAgcttggtatttattttttggttttttactttattttatttatttggaatttatttggaATGGCTCGGAATAAAGAGCACTTTAATCGTTGGATAACACAAATGCCCAAAAATGAACTCGTGCATAAAGCCCCTTTGCGGGCTATGTGCGAGAAATGCTGGAATGCGCGGGAATTTTGGAAttcgtatgtatgtatgttgaaGAGGAAATAAAAGAACACACTGAGACTCAAAAGTTATTTCACGTCGGCTTtaggaatttatttaatatatatatttatggccgACGGAAATACTTCGATGTTCGGGATTGGGTGTTTTCATAGAAATAATATGTATGGGAGTATGGATGTAATATGTGTGTAATATATGGATGTAATATATGTGGAATATGGATGTAATATATGTGGAATATGtaatatgtataagatatgtaataaatatgtatataagatGTGGAGTATATGGCAATCAAGATGgcggaaaatttttattttaaattttgccgGCGGGTATGTGTTGTGCATTTTCGATTTATTGTGGACTGTATTTGGATTTTGAATtatgtatgcaaatatttgtcacAGCGGATATACAGTAAAAAAAATCAGTATCAGTGTTTGTGGGCCGAAATTGGCGGAACACTTAATTTttgtgggaaattaattgaatttaatttttgaatttgatttatttttcactgTTCACTGACTTTTCTTTCGCACTGTACGCTTGACTTTTTATTTGCACACTTTAATTTGGAttaatattttgcaatttctTCGATTTAATTTTGGATGTATTTTTACTGGATGTACGGCCAAATGTGAATATGAAACTTGTACATCAATATGCACAAGAAAAGGAATTGGAAAATAGACAATATGGCCGCACGTTAAAGGAGACGAAGAAATAGAAGACGGAATTGGAATTGTAATTTACTAACTGCCGTTGTCCGATTAAATCGGACTTGGATTTTAGACAAATCGTACAGAAAGTCAAACGAATTATGTTTTCGAATGGCTGACTGTCGACCGgcagttaataaaaaataataattggcaCTTATCTGGTGGAGCAATTCGGCTCGAATGGatcaaaatgtttattggGGGCGTCGCAAGTATTTCTTCTAGGGTTGAAGGCAGCTTCCGGAGGCGTTGCGGCTTGTTGCAATAGCCGGTGGCAAGCTGTGGGGGGGGGAGAAAAAACACTTTGCGATCGCGACGTAGGGAAATAAAAGAGAACGCACGTAACTTTTCGTAACTAGCGCGGACCGGCCGGGCGATGTATTTCGTAGAGTTTACAATGAGAACtaaacttaaaactaatgaGCGCTGTGCTTCAGAGCGCTGTGGAGAGATCCCGGGCGTGGGAAGGCGGGAGAGCGGGAGAGCCTGGAAGTAGGCATTCCCAACGAGGGAAGAGCGGGCATTGGAAGGGCGGGGGATTTAAGAGCGGGGCAAGCGGCGTAAACACTCGGTGAGCTCTACTATGTGTTTCTTCTATTATAATAGCCTTGTCTTCATTGTTTTCTACATCTTGAAGAAATGTCTTTGTGTAAAGGAATTTATTAACgaagttttcttttaaaggtttttgaaCTATATAAAAGTCTTTAAGTGTACAATGTATACCGACGGTGTCATTTGGTTGTAAATATTCTCTTAGAATTGAAACCAAATTTTCCGGAGTGTCATACTCGACTATATGTCTGGTATTATTAAATACGTTAACAGATTCAAGAACTGTGAACCTAGCCTTTGTTATTAATAATTGAATCATAAACTGGTTTAAgggttttttgtttcttcaatTACATTTTCGAAACTACTTTCTGCTGAGTGCAAAGAATTTTGATCGGACTCGGATGGTTCCGACTGATCGCTATCGGACAAATTGTTAATCTGTATTCGTGATAATGCGTCGGCAACTACGTTAGTTGCGCCGGGTTTATATATGACCTTTGGAGTGATAAATGAATGATATAAATGAATACCAGCGTTTCATTTCtatatttggatttttatcCGAAATTGCAAAGGATAATGGTTGATGATCGGTTTGAATTTCAATTCCAATCACTCCGTATaggtaatcaaataaaaacacctcttaacgaggtaaaaaactagtgacgatcgcaccttcaacatacaaaagttctgatatcaacatttgtgacgaaaaattattacactcgtcattaaatagactttctaatattttctcattcggcccgccctagcaaactattccagcctttttcccttcacaggcattttctattgcagaaaatgaaaaataaaaaaaagctaaaaaaaaagttttagaaaattgtcttttgttcatatttttttaactattacatttacacaaattgcatatagaaagcgtttattgcatttaaaaataccttttaaacgagatataacacaagtctgtagctttagtagtatagaagttacggctttccgaattttagctacttatagctgttttcccgctaaactagcgagttttttcaaaagtggtagaacaaaagtttattatatcgatgtgatgaacgtcatatcaaattttcaaaacttagaaaacatgttttggacaaactgacaaactgacaaactgacaaactgacaaacagaattaaattttcattttgggaagacgaagaaaatcttattttggctataacttttgaacggagcgtcggattgaCCCCTacttcgacgggtattttcaaaaggaatacaactaaaacattgagagggggcaattatccccaccggccccaacagctccaaatttcgaaatattcactttttcactttcacgtctctctctcccaagccaattgattttcttagagtcttggtatgcaatcctgttagttttcgcaatacctttcgataggtgtatcattcattatgatcggaccatcacagtagattttcatttcttcgtgtatatatagtagtcgccttcgcaccctctcctggtgcgcttcgtcactacatggactgccgtccatagtgatttctCAAATTTTTCAGAGCCCACACTATTGACAAAAGTTCCTTTTTGATAGGTGCATAGACTTGTTCAGTTTTAGACagggttttttaaataaatgttattggTTTACCTTCTAGGGATAATACCGCGCCAATAGCGACGTCCGGAGCATCTGTGGgtaatgtaaatttttttactaTAGTCTGGTTGAACCAGTTCTATTTGAGCAATGAGACTTTCTTTTAGCTCGTTAAAAGCTTTAATAGCTGGGTCATCCAGCTGAATTAACTTTTTAGTTGACATTCTTTTCGAGATTTTACCATGATGTCCTCCTAAGTATTTAGTTAGTAGTTTAGCCTTGAAGGCATAATTCGGAACAAATTTTCTATAATAACCGGTAAGGCCGAGGAAACTTCTTAGTTCCCGAATATTTTTTGGAGGCGGATATTTAATaatggtgtcaattttttcCGGATCCGTCTTGATGAAGTTATAGGATACAACGTATCCTAAAAAACTGGTTTcgtgtttaaaaaactttgaatACCAGCGCTTCATTTCtatatttggatttttatcCGAAATTGCAAAAGATAATAGTTGATGATCGGTTTGAATTTCAATTCCAATCACTCCGTATAGGTAATTTCTCAAATTTTTCAGAGCCCACACTATTGACAAAAGTTCCTTTTTGATAGTTGCATAGACTTGTTCAGTTTTAGACagggttttttaaataaatgttattggTTTACCTTCTAGGGATAATACCGGGCCAATAGCGACGTCCGAAGCATCTGTGG from Drosophila takahashii strain IR98-3 E-12201 chromosome 2R, DtakHiC1v2, whole genome shotgun sequence encodes:
- the LOC138912176 gene encoding uncharacterized protein encodes the protein MLPVLKAKYGYCYSAYERCGAQIADQIAQTPQNPQATSTPDTPQTYIPSGCHLPPCDTEVFTGDYLRWPTFRDLFTAIYINNPRLTPVEKLFHLNAKTRGDAHSIVANSPLTNDGFRSAWDNLTERFENKRLLVNSQLKILFNVPSVTQESGSALKELQSTIQGCLTALEMSGIQVETWDCLLVYMCSSKLPKLTLSLWEQSLHNKAEIPTWHELNVFLTERHRTLEAIDDVRPSGSSQAQPTASTSNSASRRINSYETRVTPRQPRGCDLCNRENHPIRTCAQFLRMTVDQRIAYIKRKQLCLNCFARTHQLRDCESAHNCFTCRGRHHTLLHRGTPSPARANPTPTPRSRPNTPGPSAASGTQPTLQNYFAAGSRSVLLGTAMINICHQGSNYQARALIDSGSEATFITERLFNLIKLPFQVIQAQVLGLNQTVSAETKKLCQLTIRSPTRPSLQLNTTAYVLPQIAGNLPSCPLPQHFLRDLPELPLADPKFYESAQIDLLIGADILPSILLSGTRANICGSLLSQETIFGWILTGPVPAPRQDRISSFSTHDAHTYEASLDKLLTKFWEVEDLPVKVAKESDVICEDNFLRTTTKDDTGRYVVSLPFRDPENMKCSLGHSRSLALAQFLRNEQRLKRDSALKSKYDSVIQEYLDLNHMREVPPTHDSACYYLPHHAVLKPESTTTKLRVVFNASSPSDNGVSLNDILHAGPVLQSDLTIQILKWRYFRFVYSADIEKMYRQIWVDPKQTAFQRILFRNREGYIRDFKLKTVTFGVNCAPFLAIRVLQQLATDVQLTHPRASKVIRGCMYVDDVLSGADSAEEAHLTIRELQSALDSAGFPLRKWTSNHKEVLAHIETNHLLNAEFLEIDTESTAKTLGVRWKATSDEFFFAPPDLSNEATLTKRHVLSQIAKLFDPAGWLAPFVVCAKIFMQEIWLHDLGWDDELPMELCQKWRPRSSPNSQMGFLPP